Proteins encoded by one window of Brevibacterium atlanticum:
- the alr gene encoding alanine racemase, protein MTSFDIPEALVRAEIDEAALRANASVLAERLAPARLKCVVKANAYGHGVDLVAPALFAAGWREFCVATIPEALELRELLGPEAEILAWLYGPTTDLDAALQADIALGVSTLGSFDRLAEAALRTGTTARLHLKIDTGLGRNGLAPDDLVRAFDWLRSHDEERRLAADNARPGEPSHAAAPGIRIVGIMSHFAVADEPERPETAAQSAVFSSAHGQLRAVLDAADGRLGESEALDVHIANSPGALTLGPCPGTSARVGLALYGLSPLADGDAAALGLRPALRLLSTVINLKDIPAGHGASYGLTFTAATDTRFALVPGGYGDGLPRAASNRAEVAIRGRRYPVVGRIAMDQMIIDIGCGNDDVAIGDEVVIFGPGGPSAAEWGTWADTINYEIVTQLSARVERFARGDGAESAGTESTNAESTGRQPAGADGVER, encoded by the coding sequence GTGACATCTTTCGACATTCCCGAGGCACTCGTGCGGGCAGAGATCGACGAGGCGGCCCTGCGCGCCAACGCCTCCGTCCTCGCCGAACGGCTCGCCCCCGCCCGCCTCAAATGCGTCGTCAAGGCCAATGCGTACGGCCACGGCGTCGATCTCGTCGCCCCGGCTCTCTTCGCCGCCGGATGGCGCGAGTTCTGCGTGGCCACGATCCCCGAAGCACTGGAGCTGCGCGAGCTGCTCGGCCCCGAGGCCGAGATCCTCGCCTGGCTCTACGGACCCACCACCGACCTCGATGCGGCGCTGCAGGCCGATATTGCCCTCGGCGTCTCGACGCTCGGCAGCTTCGACCGCCTCGCCGAGGCGGCCCTGCGCACCGGCACCACCGCCCGACTGCATCTGAAGATCGACACCGGACTCGGCCGCAACGGCCTCGCCCCGGACGACCTCGTTCGCGCGTTCGACTGGCTGCGCAGTCATGACGAGGAACGCCGTCTCGCTGCCGACAATGCTCGACCGGGCGAGCCGAGCCACGCCGCCGCACCGGGGATCCGCATCGTCGGCATCATGAGCCACTTCGCCGTCGCCGACGAACCAGAACGCCCCGAGACCGCCGCCCAGAGCGCGGTCTTCTCCTCCGCCCACGGGCAGCTGCGGGCCGTTCTCGACGCCGCGGACGGTCGCCTCGGCGAATCGGAGGCACTCGATGTGCACATCGCGAACTCACCGGGCGCGCTCACCCTCGGTCCATGCCCGGGCACCTCGGCCAGGGTGGGGCTCGCACTCTACGGTCTCTCCCCACTCGCGGACGGAGATGCGGCTGCCCTCGGGCTGCGCCCGGCGCTGCGGCTGCTCTCGACGGTCATCAATCTCAAGGACATTCCCGCAGGTCACGGCGCTTCCTACGGGCTGACGTTCACGGCCGCGACCGACACCCGCTTCGCGCTCGTGCCCGGCGGGTACGGGGACGGGCTTCCTCGGGCGGCGTCCAACCGCGCCGAGGTGGCCATCCGCGGGCGCCGATACCCCGTCGTCGGGCGCATCGCCATGGACCAGATGATCATCGACATCGGCTGCGGGAACGACGACGTGGCCATCGGCGACGAGGTCGTCATCTTCGGCCCGGGCGGACCCAGCGCCGCCGAGTGGGGGACCTGGGCGGACACGATCAACTACGAGATCGTCACCCAGCTCAGCGCTCGCGTGGAGCGGTTCGCACGCGGGGACGGTGCAGAATCGGCCGGTACAGAGTCGACCAACGCAGAATCGACCGGCCGGCAGCCGGCCGGGGCGGACGGTGTCGAGCGATGA
- the tsaE gene encoding tRNA (adenosine(37)-N6)-threonylcarbamoyltransferase complex ATPase subunit type 1 TsaE, whose protein sequence is MRVHLGSLADMRTFAEELAGHLRAGDLLILTGNLGAGKTTFTQSLGRALDVSGRITSPTFIIAREHPSRSGGPALVHVDAYRLADGEELEDLDLDSELDESITVVEWGAGLAEQLSTDYLEITITPVWAADDAAAVVGEGTGENGLVERAGEVTVDVDDDIEDERRTVDLTGHGDSWSGRMARVHAAISTLEGITTEGDAS, encoded by the coding sequence ATGAGGGTGCATCTCGGATCACTTGCGGACATGCGCACCTTCGCCGAGGAACTCGCCGGGCACCTGCGCGCCGGTGACCTGCTCATCCTCACAGGCAACCTCGGCGCCGGAAAGACGACGTTCACCCAGTCATTGGGGCGGGCGCTCGACGTGTCGGGACGGATCACCTCGCCGACGTTCATCATCGCCCGCGAACACCCCTCGCGCTCCGGCGGACCGGCCCTCGTCCACGTCGACGCCTACCGGCTGGCCGACGGGGAGGAGCTCGAAGACCTCGACCTCGACTCAGAACTCGATGAGTCGATCACCGTCGTCGAATGGGGAGCCGGACTGGCCGAGCAGCTGAGCACCGACTACCTCGAGATCACCATCACCCCGGTCTGGGCCGCCGACGACGCGGCTGCCGTGGTCGGCGAAGGCACGGGCGAGAACGGCCTCGTCGAACGGGCCGGCGAGGTGACTGTCGACGTAGACGACGATATCGAGGACGAACGGCGCACCGTCGACCTCACCGGTCACGGCGACTCATGGTCGGGCAGAATGGCCCGCGTGCACGCCGCGATTTCGACGCTCGAGGGCATCACAACCGAGGGAGACGCTTCATGA